One part of the Rutidosis leptorrhynchoides isolate AG116_Rl617_1_P2 chromosome 1, CSIRO_AGI_Rlap_v1, whole genome shotgun sequence genome encodes these proteins:
- the LOC139886162 gene encoding zinc finger CCCH domain-containing protein 18-like yields MDFSEYSRILYDRIQKIEPENVSKIIGHLLIQDNGEKEMIRLAYGPDNLIHSLITEAKHHFKNRSVTTAGQSQPISPDMPLHFTPFSPSPRRSPLTIQVPNRCCDPHGQPIDYVPMVHPSSYPEDFRLHNHLRFMSLEDQVEPVHSPDFSAHNYYPSEPALGPRANRRSPSLPEFPFKVCHYFIKGFCRHGSNCRYLHPTPESFSQIFSPNMSEDDHVFSPGSLDELELEVTELLKSRRGFPVSIATLPMLYYEKFGKALRADGYLTESQRQGKAGFSLTKLLFRLKSICLIDRPHGQHAVVLADDLVKCMDHNGDRNEHGGIVAGSRQIYLTFPAESTFTELDVSNYFNKFGPVHDVRIPCQQKRMFGFVTFLFSDTVRQILNKGNPHFVSGARVLVKPYREKCKLDDSLIMFRKHGDSFQYRMYHNSHCQDSDFGPQSMPRSCDNLRFIKKQFIQEQDPTFEFERRFSDMHLTADPRNQLQRFGSSLEELMLSEGNDRAQQMEFPSTEQFDYLLDIFNNSGASEENIRQINTKYNEESSQGGVNLPDSPFASPLAGEISTVI; encoded by the exons ATGGACTTCTCAGAATATTCAAGAATCCTATATGATAGGATCCAAAAGATAGAACCCGAAAATGTCTCAAAGATTATCGGGCATCTTCTCATTCAGGATAACGGTGAGAAAGAAATGATCAGATTAGCGTACGGCCCAGATAATCTAATACATTCGTTAATCACTGAAGCTAAACACCATTTCAAAAACCGTTCCGTTACAACCGCTGGTCAAAGTCAACCAATATCACCGGACATGCCGTTACACTTCACACCGTTCTCACCTTCACCTCGTCGTTCACCGTTGACCATCCAAGTCCCGAATCGTTGTTGTGACCCCCATGGTCAACCCATTGACTATGTTCCTATGGTTCATCCATCTTCGTATCCTGAAGACTTTCGTCTTCACAACCATCTTCGTTTCATGTCATTAGAAGACCAGGTTGAGCCCGTGCACAGCCCGGATTTTTCAGCCCACAATTACTACCCGTCTGAGCCCGCTTTAGGTCCGAGAGCCAATAGGAGGTCACCAAGTCTACCTGAATTCCCGTTCAAAGTTTGCCATTACTTTATTAAAGGTTTTTGTAGACATGGAAGTAACTGTAGGTACTTGCATCCAACCCCTGAAAGCTTCTCCCAAATCTTTAGCCCAAATATGAGTGAGGACGATCACGTCTTTTCACCTGGTTCACTTGATGAGCTAGAGTTAGAGGTAACCGAGCTACTGAAATCGAGACGAGGGTTCCCTGTTTCGATAGCTACATTACCGATGCTATATTATGAAAAATTCGGTAAGGCACTTCGGGCTGATGGATACCTAACCGAGAGCCAACGACAGGGTAAAGCTGGTTTTAGCTTAACCAAGCTTCTTTTTCGCCTAAAGAGCATTTGTCTCATTGATAG GCCTCATGGGCAACATGCGGTTGTTCTGGCTGATGACTTGGTAAAGTGCATGGATCATAACGGAGATAGAAACGAACATGGTGGTATTGTAGCGGGTTCTAGGCAGATATATTTGACTTTTCCGGCTGAGAGTACTTTTACGGAGCTTGATGTTTCAAACTATTTCAA CAAATTTGGGCCGGTTCATGATGTGAGAATTCCATGTCAGCAAAAGAGGATGTTTGGATTTGTGACATTTTTGTTTTCGGATACAGTTAGGCAAATTTTAAACAAGGGGAACCCTCATTTCGTTAGTGGTGCACGTGTTTTGGTCAAACCCTATCGCGAAAAATGCAAGCTCGATGATAG TCTGATTATGTTCAGGAAACATGGTGACTCATTCCAGTATCGTATGTACCATAATTCTCACTGTCAAGATTCCGATTTTGGTCCGCAATCAA TGCCCAGAAGTTGTGATAATTTAAGGTTCATCAAGAAGCAGTTCATTCAAGAACAAGATCCAACGTTTGAATTTGAGAGACGTTTCTCTGATATGCACTTAACAGCTGATCCCAGAAACCAGTTGCAACGTTTTGGATCCTCACTTGAAGAATTGATGCTATCAGAAG GCAATGATCGTGCGCAACAAATGGAGTTCCCTTCAACCGAGCAGTTTGATTATCTTTTAGACATTTTTAACAATAGTGGAGCTAGTGAGGAAAATATTAGGCAGATTAACACCAAATACAACGAGGAGAG TAGCCAGGGAGGAGTGAATCTTCCAGATAGCCCGTTTGCATCCCCATTAGCGGGTGAAATATCGACAGTTATATAA